The proteins below come from a single Xenopus tropicalis strain Nigerian chromosome 9, UCB_Xtro_10.0, whole genome shotgun sequence genomic window:
- the traf3ip1 gene encoding TRAF3-interacting protein 1 isoform X1 has translation MDPAIIGRTQETLGKVIRKPPLTEKLLGKPPFRYLHDILTEVIRTTGFFKGLYTDSELKSDNVKEKDAKIQFLQKAIDVVALVTGELLTVKPARIVAGHEPEKTNELLQAIGKCCLEKLSSEEAVKRVLAGEKPESRGKSLSTSKSQDKVSREAKEEDRKRNRQDKKESEIRDGSGSRERREKHHVKEEERKNVEKERGRKKESEKDRVGEEERNGLREGEKIDKEINKARDSKLEPERDKIKEKARDRKSDGSRGKEKDRIREKGRDKDHEKERSKEREPERDKRKERAREDEAQREREEEKIRQQERTVRKSKGPDNSPKRALEDPVKENKSSADKERLLNAVKTERPSASKLRERRPAKIDVEGESDSEDEKESAEPPATDLRENLDAQSPNVIQRRIPRPGSARPAPPRLRRQGSAEVPVPERIGSGKVIANVIVDKEKEDDDDEFVVEEAPLQLPDMPEIELGKRVELREDEKHGALVNKILETKKDYETQADTENKEKLLLSDAGKKKEKDMVTREIEKLRSSIQTLCRSALPLGKIMDYLQEDVDTMQNELQMWRRENNQHAKALLQEQSVTETAVEPLKAELAELEQLIKEQQDKICTMKANILRNEEKIQKMVLRINV, from the exons ATGGACCCTGCGATTATTGGGCGCACTCAGGAAACCCTGGGGAAAGTGATTCGCAAACCTCCTCTTACCGAAAAACTACTGGGAAAACCTCCGTTCCGCTATCTGCATGATATCCTGACTGAG GTGATCAGGACAACTGGGTTCTTTAAGGGACTATATACAGATTCAGAACTGAAATCGGATAATGTAAAG GAAAAAGATGCCAAGATTCAATTTTTGCAAAAGGCCATTGATGTTGTAGCACTGgtaactggagaactgctgacgGTAAAACCTGCTCGAATTGTGGCTGGCCATGAACCAGAGAAAACCAATGAGCTGCTTCAAGCCATAGGAAAATGCTGCTTGGAGAAG CTGTCCAGTGAGGAAGCAGTTAAAAGAGTTTTGGCAGGTGAGAAGCCAGAGTCAAGGGGGAAGTCCTTGTCAACTTCCAAATCTCAGGACAAAGTCAGCAGAGAAGCCAAAGAAGAGGATCGAAAGAGGAATAGGCAG GACAAAAAGGAATCGGAAATTAGGGATGGTAGTGGCAGTAGGGAAAGGAGAGAGAAACATCATGTGAAAGAAGAGGAAAGGAAAAATGTGGAGAAGGAGAGAGGGCGGAAGAAAGAGAGCGAGAAAGATCGAGTGGGAGAGGAAGAGAGAAACGGCTTGAGAGAAGGAGAGAAAATTGATAAAGAAATTAACAAAGCAAGAGATTCCAAGTTGGAACCGGAGAGAGACAAAATCAAGGAGAAAGCTAGAGACCGAAAAAGCGATGGGAGCCGGGGAAAGGAGAAAGACAGaatcagagaaaaaggaagggaCAAAGACCATGAAAAAGAGCGCAGTAAAGAGAGGGAACCAGAAAGGGATAAAAGAAAAGAGCGAGCAAGAGAGGATGAAGcacaaagagaaagagaagaagaaaagaTCAGGCAGCAGGAAAGAACAGTGCGAAAG TCTAAAGGACCAGATAATTCACCAAAGAGGGCATTAGAGGACCCTGTGAAAGAAAACAAATCTTCAGCAGATAAAGAG AGACTCTTAAATGCTGTTAAGACAGAAAGACCTTCTGCTTCAAAATTACGGGAGAGACGCCCAGCAAAGATTGATGTGGAAG GAGAGTCAGACAGCGAAGACG AAAAAGAATCCGCAGAACCCCCAGCTACAGACCTTAGGGAAAATCTAGATGCTCAGTCACCAAATGTCATTCAGAG GCGAATCCCTCGTCCAGGCAGTGCTCGCCCGGCACCTCCTCGATTAAGGCGACAGGGAAGTGCAGAAGTTCCTGTTCCAgaaag GATTGGCAGTGGAAAAGTAATCGCTAATGTTATCGTTGATAAAGAAaaggaggatgatgatgatgaatttgTTGTGGAGGAAGCTCCTCTTCAGTTGCCAGATATGCCTGAAATTGAACTG GGGAAAAGAGTGGAACTGCGAGAAGATGAGAAACATG GTGCCCTTGTGAACAAAATCTTAGAAACCAAAAAAGACTATGAGACTCAGGCAGATACAGAAAATAAG GAGAAATTATTGCTATCCGATGCTGGAAAGAAAAAAGAGAAGGATATGGTGACAAGGGAGATTGAGAAGCTGCGTAGCTCTATCCAGACCCTGTGCCGAAGTGCCCTACCCTTGGGCAAGATAATGGACTACCTTCAGGAGGACGTGGACACCATGCAGAATGAGCTGCAGATGTGGAGACGGGAGAACAATCAGCATGCCAAAGCATTGCTCCAGGAGCagag TGTCACTGAGACAGCTGTGGAGCCCCTGAAGGCAGAACTAGCAGAGCTTGAGCAACTGATCAAAGAGCAGCAGGACAAAATATGCACCATGAAAGCCAACATTCTGCGGAACGAAGAGAAGATCCAGAAGATGGTGCTGAGAATTAATGTGTAG
- the traf3ip1 gene encoding TRAF3-interacting protein 1 (The RefSeq protein has 1 substitution compared to this genomic sequence), whose product MDPAIIGRTQETLGKVIRKPPLTEKLLGKPPFRYLHDILTEVIRTTGFFKGLYTDSELKSDNVKEKDAKIQFLQKAIDVVALVTGELLTVKPARIVAGHEPEKTNELLQAIGKCCLEKLSSEEAVKRVLAGEKPESRGKSLSTSKSQDKVSREAKEEDRKRNRQDKKESEIRDGSGSRERREKHHVKEEERKNVEKERGRKKESEKDRVGEEERNGLREGEKIDKEINKARDSKLEPERDKIKEKARDRKSDGSRGKEKDRIREKGRDKDHEKERSKEREPERDKRKERAREDEAQREREEEKIRQQERTVRKSKGPDNSPKRALEDPVKENKSSADKERLLNAVKTERPSASKLRERRPAKIDVEGESDSEDEKESAEPPATDLRENLDVQSPNVIQSRRIPRPGSARPAPPRLRRQGSAEVPVPERIGSGKVIANVIVDKEKEDDDDEFVVEEAPLQLPDMPEIELGKRVELREDEKHGALVNKILETKKDYETQADTENKEKLLLSDAGKKKEKDMVTREIEKLRSSIQTLCRSALPLGKIMDYLQEDVDTMQNELQMWRRENNQHAKALLQEQSVTETAVEPLKAELAELEQLIKEQQDKICTMKANILRNEEKIQKMVLRINV is encoded by the exons ATGGACCCTGCGATTATTGGGCGCACTCAGGAAACCCTGGGGAAAGTGATTCGCAAACCTCCTCTTACCGAAAAACTACTGGGAAAACCTCCGTTCCGCTATCTGCATGATATCCTGACTGAG GTGATCAGGACAACTGGGTTCTTTAAGGGACTATATACAGATTCAGAACTGAAATCGGATAATGTAAAG GAAAAAGATGCCAAGATTCAATTTTTGCAAAAGGCCATTGATGTTGTAGCACTGgtaactggagaactgctgacgGTAAAACCTGCTCGAATTGTGGCTGGCCATGAACCAGAGAAAACCAATGAGCTGCTTCAAGCCATAGGAAAATGCTGCTTGGAGAAG CTGTCCAGTGAGGAAGCAGTTAAAAGAGTTTTGGCAGGTGAGAAGCCAGAGTCAAGGGGGAAGTCCTTGTCAACTTCCAAATCTCAGGACAAAGTCAGCAGAGAAGCCAAAGAAGAGGATCGAAAGAGGAATAGGCAG GACAAAAAGGAATCGGAAATTAGGGATGGTAGTGGCAGTAGGGAAAGGAGAGAGAAACATCATGTGAAAGAAGAGGAAAGGAAAAATGTGGAGAAGGAGAGAGGGCGGAAGAAAGAGAGCGAGAAAGATCGAGTGGGAGAGGAAGAGAGAAACGGCTTGAGAGAAGGAGAGAAAATTGATAAAGAAATTAACAAAGCAAGAGATTCCAAGTTGGAACCGGAGAGAGACAAAATCAAGGAGAAAGCTAGAGACCGAAAAAGCGATGGGAGCCGGGGAAAGGAGAAAGACAGaatcagagaaaaaggaagggaCAAAGACCATGAAAAAGAGCGCAGTAAAGAGAGGGAACCAGAAAGGGATAAAAGAAAAGAGCGAGCAAGAGAGGATGAAGcacaaagagaaagagaagaagaaaagaTCAGGCAGCAGGAAAGAACAGTGCGAAAG TCTAAAGGACCAGATAATTCACCAAAGAGGGCATTAGAGGACCCTGTGAAAGAAAACAAATCTTCAGCAGATAAAGAG AGACTCTTAAATGCTGTTAAGACAGAAAGACCTTCTGCTTCAAAATTACGGGAGAGACGCCCAGCAAAGATTGATGTGGAAG GAGAGTCAGACAGCGAAGACG AAAAAGAATCCGCAGAACCCCCAGCTACAGACCTTAGGGAAAATCTAGATGCTCAGTCACCAAATGTCATTCAGAG CAGGCGAATCCCTCGTCCAGGCAGTGCTCGCCCGGCACCTCCTCGATTAAGGCGACAGGGAAGTGCAGAAGTTCCTGTTCCAgaaag GATTGGCAGTGGAAAAGTAATCGCTAATGTTATCGTTGATAAAGAAaaggaggatgatgatgatgaatttgTTGTGGAGGAAGCTCCTCTTCAGTTGCCAGATATGCCTGAAATTGAACTG GGGAAAAGAGTGGAACTGCGAGAAGATGAGAAACATG GTGCCCTTGTGAACAAAATCTTAGAAACCAAAAAAGACTATGAGACTCAGGCAGATACAGAAAATAAG GAGAAATTATTGCTATCCGATGCTGGAAAGAAAAAAGAGAAGGATATGGTGACAAGGGAGATTGAGAAGCTGCGTAGCTCTATCCAGACCCTGTGCCGAAGTGCCCTACCCTTGGGCAAGATAATGGACTACCTTCAGGAGGACGTGGACACCATGCAGAATGAGCTGCAGATGTGGAGACGGGAGAACAATCAGCATGCCAAAGCATTGCTCCAGGAGCagag TGTCACTGAGACAGCTGTGGAGCCCCTGAAGGCAGAACTAGCAGAGCTTGAGCAACTGATCAAAGAGCAGCAGGACAAAATATGCACCATGAAAGCCAACATTCTGCGGAACGAAGAGAAGATCCAGAAGATGGTGCTGAGAATTAATGTGTAG